The sequence caggtaCAGAGAAGATAGGCAGGCTAACGTCTGTGAGACCCCAAAAGAGTGCAGCATGACCTAGCGACTGAATAAGACTGATGTATATTACTCTGCCAGCTGATAAGCTGGTGAGGGACTAGATAGAGGAAGAAGGTGGTCGGAgcaggcttctctgaggaggtaGCATTTGAGCGGAGGCTGGAAGGAGGAGGTGAAGGAAGCATGTGAGTGTTTGGGGGAAATTTATTGACTCTGGCCTGGTCtgtgcctcttcctcctcccaacCCCAACAACCTCCTTCCAACTTCCAAACAGAGGTTGTCTCTGAACTGCTGGAGGAAGGGGAATTCCGATgggggcaggtgtgtgtgtgtgtacgtgtgcacgTACGCGGGTCTCACTCTCTGGCCACCATCTGTTCCACTCCTGTCTTCCACTGGCTTCCCTAGCTTTGTGTAGGTGTTGCTGGGCAGAGCTTTGGTTTGAGGGCCTGGGTTCCCCATCAAAACTCCAGATCTATTTTCAAAGGAGCCGCTGGGCCCTGTGCCTGTGGACAAAGAAGGGAGTGTCATCCCGGAGTCCAGTTACGGAGCCACTTTTCAGCTGCATCCCAGCTGGGCATCTCCTGGATcgagggggtggggcaggtgcTGGTGGGGCCTGGCTGCCCACACTCTCCACTCCTTCCATGGCAAAGAGGGGATTGAGGATCCTTTCTCTGGCCCACTGGTGGAACTGGTAGGGTTTGGAGTCAGTCTGTCTGAGTTCAAATCCAGACAGGAACatttattactaaaaaaaaaaaaaaaaaatccagccagGCACTGTCccaaccagctgtgtgaccctaagCCGCTCATTTAAATTCTCTGAGTCCTCTTCTCCATAAAAGGAGTTTATCAGTAACTCCTGCCTCCTGAGGATTCCgtcttcctgcctggaaagtgcttgctggggacttccctggtggtccaatggctaagactccatgttcccaatgcagggggcccaggattctatccctggtcggggaactagatcccacatgctacaaccaagagttcacatgctgcaactaaaaatcttaCAGGCCACAACAAAGATAGATCTCGCGTGCCACAACTAatacctggcatagccaaataaataattcagagggaaaaaaagaaagtgcatGATGAGGCTGGCCATTCACTTAGGGAACACTGGGCTTTAGAGGGGTAACTGAGTCTGTGTCTCCCAAGACCATCTCTCCAGCTCCCTGGGAGGAATGTGCACTTGGGATGAAGAAGGGGGGCACCCACCATCTGCCAGACTTTCTCTTTGAAGGATGGCACAGAGGTCCTGGGACTAATTTATCATTGGGAGGGGCCAGACAACTGcccaggggtggggaggatgtCAGTATTTACCAGGTTTTCTCAGAAGCCACTGAGATCCTGGCTCTGACAGGGCGAGGGGTAGGGGAACAAATGAACCGGAAGGCTGGAAAAGGATGAGTTGTCTGGATAGCAgccaccctccctgcccccacccacccccagggtGCTAATGGGGCAACCGCTGCCTTAAGCCTCAAAAGACAACCACCACCAGAAAGAGACACTGAACCGTTTATTGGCCTGGGCCTGAGTCTCTGGCAGGAGGGGCATCCGGGGAGCTGTGTAAGGGGAGACAAGCCCCCAACTGGCTCCTTGCCCCCCCAAagatcccctcccccagcctttgCAGTCACAAGAAATCACTTTCAGGCATGAGGgttccttccccccacccccaggtgagCTGCACCCCAGCTCTCCAGTGGGGAGATAAGCCAGCAACGACACAGGGGTTGGTGCAGGGACCAGACCCCTCTTTGGCAGCTTCAATACAGACGAGAGGAGACAAAATAGCATGCATCCTGGGAGACATGGCGAGGGGAGGGGACCAcagatatcacacacacacacacacacacacacacagacactgacaGACGCGCATAAATACATGTTTGTACCGCaatatcccttccctccatccaCAGAATTTAGCAAAGTCCTTCTGGAGTGGGTTAAAAGAGGGTATCCCACCATTGTCCTTGGTACCCCCACCCCCTGTGCTCCATCTGATGTAGCTGGAAAGCAGGCACAGGAGGCTCAAGGCTGTCCTGCCTTAGACTGGGTCCCTTGGCTGGGTCTGGGAGTGGAGCTTGAGGGAGGGTGGTTATTTTACGGGGGGCCGGAGGTCTGGTGTCAACAGCTCCCCTAGAACTTTCTCCTATTCCACCCTGCCCTACTGGGAGAGCCCTCCTCAGGCCCCcagaccagttttcccagccctGGGTGACTCCTCTGAGCCCCCAGTAGTGCAATCTGGCCGATGAGGTCTGAGAATGGGGGttagtcccccccaccccccacgtgGTTTCCTGGCATCTCACTTgtagaatgagaagaaaagacaGGGAAGAAGTTGCCAGAGTGGCAGCTGGTGACATTTGGGGAAGCTGTGGATTTGAGGCCAGGAACTGTTAGCCCCAGGGCCGCCCAGAAAGGTCAAAGAGGAGGTCTCCAGCCCCTCGGGACACAGTGGTTCCAGGGAGTAGGCTCCGAGGTGGCCAGAAGAAGGTGGCAAGGGGGGATGGTAAATTCAGAGTGGGGAGTCAGAAACAGGGCAGAGGGTCAGGCGCTGTGAAATGCTGACATCCTTCAGACGGGATTGGAAATGGCCTCTATGCTGTGTTCCATTTGAGCACCTGCCTGCTGTCACTCGGGCCCTTTCCAGGTTCCCccacccaaccccacccccatccccagtcCTCCCCACGATCCAGTTCCAAAGAAGTCACCATGCTGAGCCCcaggaccctgctgctgctgtgccATCTGACTGATCAAAGCCTCAGTCGACCATCCCAAGCATGAAGAATCTTCAGCATCACCCGGGTCTGTGGATTGGGGGCATCTTACTTGGCAACCCCCGCCCCCCTCGGCCCCATTTCTGTCCCGGGTCCCCGGAGCTTCTCCACGGAACTCTCTGCCAGGGTGGCCTGGCTGTCAGCCCACTTGCCCCTCACACCATTGTGTTGCCCTCCAGAAATGTGGGTGAGGTGGGCATgtgcatgcccttctccagggaactggaGCTGCGAAGGGGTAGGAGGTGGTGGCCCGGGGTTCTGTCCCGCCGCCCTTGCACCCCTGCCGCCTGCCGCCAGCACTGCAGCGGCCGTAACACCTCCCGCCGCAGGTCCCGGCTGCGCCACGTGTAGATGACCGGGTTCAGCAGCGAGTTGAGGGTGGCGAAGGCAAAAAAGTAGTGGGCCTGGTAGAGCACAGGGCAGGCCCGGACTGGACAGGCATAGTCCAAGAGGAGGATGCTAAAGGCAGGCAACCAGCAGAAGATAAAGACACCCAGCACGATGGTGACCGTCTTGAGCAGGGCAAGCGTCTGTGGGGCAGCCACATCGGCCTGGCTGGAACGGACCACGCAGTAGATGCGGATGTACAGAGCTACAATGGCCGACAGGATGACTGAGAAGATGGTCACCACGCAGAGCACGTAGGGCTTGGCATAGAGCGGCAGAACGGTGGAGCAGGCCTCCAGGTCGCCCAGGCAGTTCCAGCCGAGGATGGGCAGGCCACCAAGGACCAGCGAGATGAGCCACGAGGCCGCAATGAGCAGCAGCATGCGGCAGCTCTTGTCGCTGCCGTAGAGCTTGACCTTGGCAATGGCCACGTGCCGCTCAATGGCGATGGCCAGGAGGCTGAAGACGGAGGCGGAGAGCGTGATAAAGGCAGAGCCCTCGCGGGCGAACCACTGCACAGGTGTCAGCCCCAGTGTGACCGAACCCGAGAGCAAGGTATTGGCTATGAAGGCCACGCCCGCCAACAGGTCTGATGCCGCTAGGTTGCCCAGGAACAGATACATGGCCGAGTGGAATTTGCTGTTGCGGGCAACTGCGATGAGTACCAGCAGGTTCTCTACTACGATGGCACAACACAGGAGGATGATGAGGGCCGAGGCCACCTGACGGGAGGGCGTATCCTTCGTGTCAGGACTCTCCTTGGTGTAATTATAGTGTTCCCTGACCTTGCTGGAGCTTAGGTACTCTGAGTACACGCTGCCCATGGTGGGGCTCAGTAGCCAGCTGGGGCCATGGGGCTGTTGATGCTGCAGAGAGAAAACACAGACAGACAGGTCAGTGCTGTGGCTGCAGCCTGGGCTGACTCTGGACTAGGCTGTGGTTCACGTTCCAGCTCTGTCACATGAAGTCAGAATTATCACCATCTCTGCTTTACaaatggggggcttcccaggtggcactagtggtaaagaatctgcctgacaatgcagaagaggcaagagacgcaggttcaatccctgggtggggaagattccctggaggagggcatagcaacccattccagtattcttgtctagagaatcccatggacagacgagcctggcgggcttcagtccacagggtcacaaagagtcagacacgactgagcgactgagcaaatgagcactgCTTTACAAATGGAAAACCCAGAGAGATCAATTCACTTTTCCCAAAGCCTCAAAACTAGTCAGTGGCAGAGCCTCAGAGGCCCACTCCAAAGCATCTAAAACCTCTAGGCTACAGCATCTTGCAAAGGAACAGAAGCTCCCCTAAAGGGCATAAGAGACGTGAAGTGGACTTCTGGAAGCCTTACCCACCCACCCAGAGAGGGAGTCTTAGCCAGAACCTGGAGGCTTGTCTCCTTTCCTGAATACCCTGGAGCCTCGGGCCCCATGCCACCTGCCAACCTGGGTCAGCGAGATGCTGGTTGCTGATAGCACCATCCCCTGCTCATTACCACCCACTGCTCTGGATTTCAGGCTGGGTCTAAGCCTAGAGGCCCTGGGTGTTCCCGAGATAAGGTTCTGGGGAGACACCGGGGCGGCCCCGAGGTTTGAGCATCACAGAGGTCACATCGTCTTCAAGGACATAGACCTTGCAGGCAATCCAGGGTTCAGCCCCACTCCCACATCTGACATGGTGTGGTATGCTGGGCCAAGTCACTCGATGCTTGGTCTCTAGGTCTCAGTGCCCTCATCTGTGCAATGGGGAGAAGAAAGCCCATTTCAGAGGGGTGATAGGAAAATCCTGTTGAATGATACATGCAGCACATTTAGCACATAGCAGGCACACAATAAATATTACCTAATAACACTAGCTCCCCTCTTCCTGCCATACCACAGGGAGGGACTAGGTGCCTTCCTCCCAGTCTTTTGGGAGGGGATATTGAGTGAGCCAGCTTGGCAAGAGTCCACAACAGCCTGTTCTCATCAGCACCATCTAGCCCTGCCCTGGGACACAGGGTCTTTGCTGGGTGGGCAGGGCCCTGTGgcacccacccccctccccagccaggaTGAAATCCAGATGTGAGGGCCTTGGAACACACAGGGTGGAGTCCTTGCTCTCCAGTCACATCCGGTGTGGGGAAGGCTGGGAGGGGATGATGGGATGGGGGAGTCACAGGAGACCCGTCTGGGAGGTCCTGGCTGGGAGGATGGGGCAGCTGGGCTGAAGTCATGTGAGTGGTGAGGGGGCGTGCAGCCCcgcggggaagaggaggggacGGTATTCCCTTCCATGAAAGCCTGAGTCACCCCTCTCCCAAGGAAAACTGagctgtggggggagggggctggaagCAGCGCGTAGGCAGAGAGGGTTAGAGGCCAATACCATGGCCTTCCCCCAGCTTGGGAATTGGGGCGGGGGCCAGGAGGTGGTCTCAGAGGAACTGGTGTAGAGTCTGCCTTTCACGGGGGCCAGGAGGAAGCTCCAGACCAGTAGTTAGTTAATGGGGGGGCGGGGTGCGGGAACAGCCCTCCCCAAGTCCCTGGAAACATGCCTTGCAAGGACCATGGGCATGCCAGGAGCACCAGTTCCAGAAAAGGCTGGTTAGGCCGGTTCTCAGTGAGCCTGGGAAGGATGAGGGGCTTCCGGGGTCGCCCAGCCATCTCAGTCTCGGACACCCCCTCGGAGGGGCGCCCTGGCCCCCGGCCTGATAGAGGCAGCTGCTCCCCCTGGGCAAAAGAACATCCGTCCTAGTTTGGGAACAGAGAAAGGCTTGTGCGCATCCCCAGGGACTGTCGCTCCGCCCAGATCGCCACACAGAGGCCTCTTGTTCCCCTGCCGGTCGGGGCCCAGGCGCCCCAATGCCCTCTGCCCATTGTAGCGGGCTTGGTCCAGGTCTTGGGCCTTACCAGACCGACGGACAGGCCAGAAACAGCCCCGCGCTCTGATTGGTTCATTTTCAATCCCAGAGTATTGAGCAACTCAGGCCTATTGGCCTGAGCTTTGCATCCTCGACATTTGATTGGGGgcccaggtgggggcgctctatTGCTTGCGCTACTGAGCGGGTCCTTTCCAGGCGGTTGCAGTTCATTTCGTCTCGAGGACATTAAGACTGTGTGGATGTCCCCGGGGAGAGTCTGAACCACAGCCTGACCGCTGGGTCACCCCTACCAGTCACCCTCGGGCTGCCCTGGCCTACTGGCCCCCCCCCTGGGGATCATAATTGAGAATTGAGGGCCCGTGGCAGGTCTGGGAAGCACCCTTGCTGGTGGGCTAGAAGCCCAGGGTGTGCCCCCTGCACCGCCCCTCAAACCCCTCTCCTGTCTGGCGGCCCAGAGAAAGATTTATGGCCGATTCCTAGATAAATAAGAAGTGGTTTCAGTCCTCATACCCCAGGGACTGACTAAAATGCCGTCTTCTTCCTTGGGAGACTACCCTCACTTCTTATAGCCTCAGAAGGAGGGGTGGTTAGTTAGAGAAGACGAATGCGTCTTTCTTCTCCACTAAGGCGATTCCCAGAAAGAGGAACCAGGGTCTGGAGGCTGGAGCGGGCACAGTCACCCTGAGGCAAATACAGGCCTGGCCTGCTTCCCCTCCCTGCATCAGGCTCCCGGCGTGGCTAGCGCAGGGCCTGAGTCCTCTTCACCTTCACCAAGGCAGTCACCTCCCAGATGCTCAGTAAGAGGTCACTAGGCTCAGCACTGGGGAATGGCCAGGCCTGAAG is a genomic window of Ovis canadensis isolate MfBH-ARS-UI-01 breed Bighorn chromosome 5, ARS-UI_OviCan_v2, whole genome shotgun sequence containing:
- the S1PR2 gene encoding sphingosine 1-phosphate receptor 2, coding for MGSVYSEYLSSSKVREHYNYTKESPDTKDTPSRQVASALIILLCCAIVVENLLVLIAVARNSKFHSAMYLFLGNLAASDLLAGVAFIANTLLSGSVTLGLTPVQWFAREGSAFITLSASVFSLLAIAIERHVAIAKVKLYGSDKSCRMLLLIAASWLISLVLGGLPILGWNCLGDLEACSTVLPLYAKPYVLCVVTIFSVILSAIVALYIRIYCVVRSSQADVAAPQTLALLKTVTIVLGVFIFCWLPAFSILLLDYACPVRACPVLYQAHYFFAFATLNSLLNPVIYTWRSRDLRREVLRPLQCWRQAAGVQGRRDRTPGHHLLPLRSSSSLEKGMHMPTSPTFLEGNTMV